Genomic DNA from Lutibacter sp. A80:
TTTGATAACAAGTATAAATACAATCAAATGTTGATTGAAAAGAATATCCAATTTTATTCTAATTGCGAGCATCATTTTGTGCCAATTTTTGGAAAAGTGCACGTAGCGTATGTTTCATCTGGAAAAGTAATTGGACTTTCTAAAATTAATAGAATTGTGCAATATTTTGCCAATAGACCACAAGTACAAGAACGTTTAACAAATCAAATTGCATTAGAGCTTTCAGAAATTTTAGAGACTAAAGATGTTGCAGTTATTATAGATGCTAAGCATTTATGTGTTGCATCAAGAGGTATAAAAGATGATTCTTCAGCTACTATTACAAGTTATTACGGTGGTGTATTTAATCAGCCAGAAAAAATTGTAGAACTTCAAAATTATTTAAAATTATAAACTATGGAGCTAGTAAAAGAAGCATTGGAATTTGAACAACGTAAACTTTCATTAAAAACTACAAACGATAGAATTATAGCCTCAAAAGAAGTGAAAGGATTAATTTTAGGAATCAATGAGATTTATAAAAAAACGAAGAATCCTGAGTTAATGGCTATTATGAAACGATTAACGGTTATTAAGAAAAAAATTGAAAAACGTTTAAAGTTGCGCATTACGGTTTAAAGCTAAAGTATGAAAACTATTGTTATAATTGGTGGAAGTAAAGGAATAGGTAAGGCGATTATAAAATTGCTGTTAGAAACTTATAAAATAATAAATTTGAGTAGATCTCAACCGGATTTTACACATCAAAATTTAATACACTATTCTTGTGATGTTTTAAATGACGAATTACCAGATATTGAAGAAGTAGATTCCTTAATTTATTGTCCTGGAAGCATTAATTTAAAACCTTTTGAGCGTTTGAAACTTGAAGATTTTAAAAACGATTTTGACATTAATTTTATTGGTGCGGTTAAAGCTATTCAAAAATATTTACCAAATTTAAAACAATCTAAAAATTCAAGTATTTTATTGTTTAGTACAGTTGCTGCTAAATTAGGAATGCCATTTCATACAAGTGTGGCGAGCGTAAAATCTGCAATTGAAGGTTTAGTAAAATCTTTAGCAGCAGAATATGCTCCAAAAATTAGAATAAATGCAATTGCACCAACCGTTACAGATACAACATTGGCCGCTAAATTATTAAGAAATGATAGACAAAAGGAACAAATAATTGAGAGGCATCCTTTAAAAAAGTATTTAACTCCAGAAGAAGTAGCTGAAATGGCTTGGTTTTTAATTTCAGAAAAATCAGCTTCTATATCTGGACAAATTTTTGAAATGGATTGTGGAATTACTACATTTAAGAATTAATCATAAATTAAAATTAACTAATGAAAATAATAAGTTTAATTACAAGTATAATACTATCAGTATTTTTTATTAACGAAACAAATTTAAATAATATTACTATGAGTGCGCAAACATCTTTGTATGACATTTCAATAAATAGCATTACAGGTGAACAAATTAACTTTAAAGATTTTAAAGGGAAAAAAATATTGTTTGTAAACACAGCATCGGAATGTGGGTTTACGGGACAATACGAAGGTCTAGAGAAATTACACCAAACTTATAAAGATAAATTGGTTGTAATTGGACTTCCTTGCAATCAATTTGGAGGGCAAGAGCCTGGAACTTTAACAGAAATTCAAACTTTTTGTACCCAAAATTATGGAGTTACTTTTTTAATGACAGAAAAAATTGATGTTAAGGGAGATAATCAGCATCCTTTGTATGCTTGGTTAACAAAAAAAGAATTAAATGGTGTAAAAAGTTCTTCAGTAAAATGGAATTTCCAAAAGTACTTGATTGATGAAAACGGAAATTATATAGATTTCTATTATTCGCTAACAAAACCAATGAGTAGTAAAATTACAAAGCAACTATAATGAAACAACTAATGTGGTTAGTATTATTTTTAATTATAAATTTTGCAGCACTAGGTATTGGTAGTTGGTTGATGAATAATGGTCCTTCGTCTGGCTGGTATTTAACCTTAAATAAAGCGCCTTGGACACCTCCAGGATGGGCTTTTGGCGTAGCTTGGACTACAATTATGATTTGTTTTTCAATATACTTATCGTATTTAGTGAATGTAAAAGAAACAAATTTATTTTGGACACTATTTATATTACAATTTGTGTTAAACGTGTCTTGGAACTTTATATTTTTTAACCAACACGCTATAGGTGCTGCCTTAATAGTAATAATTTTATTAACGGTATTGGTTGGTTATTATTTATTCAGTTTTTTAGCTGATATGAAGTTTAAATCCTTATTAATAGCACCTTATTTTATATGGTTATTGATTGCAACCAGTTTAAATGCTTATACATATTTAAAAAATTAATTTAATGAAATTTTCATCAAAAGGAATTGTTTATCGTTTATCTTCAAAGCAAAAGTTACCAATTACAGTTGATGAAGCTTGGGAGTTTTTATCAAGTCCCAAAAATTTAAAAATAATTACACCAGATTATATGAGTTTCGATATACTTTCTGGTGCAGATAAGCCAATGTTTGCAGGTCAAATTATACAGTATATAGTAACGCCAATACTCGGTATTAAAACAAATTGGGTAACTGAAATAACACACG
This window encodes:
- the folE gene encoding GTP cyclohydrolase I FolE; this translates as MKHQETLLNIPTNGLKLNGFTFDEIGDDHLYTGIETPLKANAFDISDEDKKEKIADLFSQIMNVIGLDLTDDSLKGTPKRVAKMYIDEIFSGLNPKNKPKIALFDNKYKYNQMLIEKNIQFYSNCEHHFVPIFGKVHVAYVSSGKVIGLSKINRIVQYFANRPQVQERLTNQIALELSEILETKDVAVIIDAKHLCVASRGIKDDSSATITSYYGGVFNQPEKIVELQNYLKL
- a CDS encoding SDR family NAD(P)-dependent oxidoreductase, whose translation is MKTIVIIGGSKGIGKAIIKLLLETYKIINLSRSQPDFTHQNLIHYSCDVLNDELPDIEEVDSLIYCPGSINLKPFERLKLEDFKNDFDINFIGAVKAIQKYLPNLKQSKNSSILLFSTVAAKLGMPFHTSVASVKSAIEGLVKSLAAEYAPKIRINAIAPTVTDTTLAAKLLRNDRQKEQIIERHPLKKYLTPEEVAEMAWFLISEKSASISGQIFEMDCGITTFKN
- a CDS encoding glutathione peroxidase, which translates into the protein MSAQTSLYDISINSITGEQINFKDFKGKKILFVNTASECGFTGQYEGLEKLHQTYKDKLVVIGLPCNQFGGQEPGTLTEIQTFCTQNYGVTFLMTEKIDVKGDNQHPLYAWLTKKELNGVKSSSVKWNFQKYLIDENGNYIDFYYSLTKPMSSKITKQL
- a CDS encoding TspO/MBR family protein, yielding MKQLMWLVLFLIINFAALGIGSWLMNNGPSSGWYLTLNKAPWTPPGWAFGVAWTTIMICFSIYLSYLVNVKETNLFWTLFILQFVLNVSWNFIFFNQHAIGAALIVIILLTVLVGYYLFSFLADMKFKSLLIAPYFIWLLIATSLNAYTYLKN
- a CDS encoding SRPBCC family protein, with amino-acid sequence MKFSSKGIVYRLSSKQKLPITVDEAWEFLSSPKNLKIITPDYMSFDILSGADKPMFAGQIIQYIVTPILGIKTNWVTEITHVVDKQYFVDEQRFGPYSLWHHKHFIKEIQGGVEMEDIIDYKVPFGVLGRLVHPFLVKPKLTEIFNYRTKKLIELFGHYKT